One window of Parambassis ranga chromosome 3, fParRan2.1, whole genome shotgun sequence genomic DNA carries:
- the LOC114432970 gene encoding ras association domain-containing protein 7-like isoform X2, with protein sequence MELKVWVEGVVRVVCGLSLSTSCQDVVIALAQAIGQTGRYILILKLRGKERQLVADDCPLQHLAQLGQLAADVQFVLRRTGPSLSEGQETPARERLLPLPRPTEPEPIKSSEPQKALTFNLGPSTFPRRTKPNRASSPSLRASPEPQASPVSFSDPHNSVKAHPSHPSKEEVFRQVLLQQRRLQDLEIQLKVLQRETEMWERSSAAGPPVTVDLTEELEELEQQLRQNEAEVAFGEHWEEQLEAETERERDLCSRLQLIHSSLDDQCYEIMELQSQSAHLEQDLQLQAQSESSQVETQLSDEALRSLNQQLHKRLQLGQDLDTSLSEMQRELQTAENRVKERSEVIKDLSKELRQCNLQQFIQQTGAAPHSDQTHSPPVGEVYLSSAGIME encoded by the exons ATGGAGCTAAAGGTGTGGGTCGAGGGTGTGGTCAGAGTGGTGTGTGGCCTCTCTCTGAGCACTTCCTGTCAGGATGTTGTCATAGCTCTCGCACAAGCAATTG GTCAGACAGGTCGTTACATTCTTATCCTGAAGCTGCGAGGGAAGGAGAGGCAGCTGGTTGCTGATGACTGTCCTCTGCAGCATCTGGCTCAGCTGGGACAGCTCGCTGCGGATGTCCAGTTCGTCCTGCGGAGGACCGGTCCCAGCCTCAGCGAGGGTCAGGAGACACCTGCCAGAGAGAGGCTCCTCCCCCTGCCCAGACCAACAGAGCCAGAACCCATCAAAAGCTCGGAGCCGCAAAAAGCCCTCACCTTCAATTTGGGTCCCTCAACGTTTCCCAGGAGGACTAAACCAAACAGGGCCTCGTCTCCTTCACTCAGAGCCTCACCTGAACCACAGGCTTCTCCTGTCTCGTTCTCAGACCCCCATAACTCTGTGAAGGCACATCCTTCTCACCCCTCCAAAGAGGAGGTGTTCAGGCAGGTTTTGCTGCAACAAAGGAGGCTGCAAGACCTGGAGATTCAGCTTAAAGtgctgcagagggagacagagatgtGGGAGAGGTCATCTGCTGCAGGTCCTCCTGTGACTGTGGACCTCACTGAAGAACTGGAGgaactggagcagcagctgagacaGAACGAGGCAGAGGTGGCGTTTGGAGAACACTGGGAGGAACAGTTAGAGGCAGAGACGGAGCGAGAGCGAG ATCTGTGCAGCCGGCTGCAGCTGATCCACTCATCCTTAGATGATCAATGTTATGAAATCATGGAGCTCCAATCCCAATCTGCACATCTAGAACAGGACCTACAGCTCCAAGCCCAGAGTGAAAGCTCCCAGGTGGAGACCCAGCTGTCAGACGAGGCCCTGAGGTCCCTCAACCAGCAGCTGCACAAGCGCCTGCAGCTGGGACAGGATCTGGACACATCGCTGTCAGAGATGCAGAGGGAGCTCCAGACAGCAGAGAACAGGGTAAAG GAGAGATCAGAGGTGATTAAGGACCTGAGTAAAGAGCTGAGACAGTGTAACCTGCAGCAGTTCATCCAGCAGACTGGAGCAGCTCCACACTCAGACCAGACACACTCCCCGCCCGTCGGTGAAGTTTACCTCAGCAGCGCCGGCATCATGGAGTAG